The Danio aesculapii chromosome 8, fDanAes4.1, whole genome shotgun sequence genome window below encodes:
- the asgrl1 gene encoding asialoglycoprotein receptor-like 1, protein MKTTIRTLTAADEEKSPHKLTLYNMETVSYDRFTSAEAEINHSGQKFIMQSGRRNRMMYIIYAILALYVFILTLAVGIKISQISQEVADVRLSMKTLVDAPKTPQFEDGHFSELVMQVPVPVQGPCQENWVFYKGSCYFQSTIKRNWKTAETNCIQKGSHLVVVNDLAEQDFLSSIVKLSDSYWIGLVEKEEGQWSWVDGTEFSATEHHWDVGQPDDWDVRVNGEDCGQLHGRVNENRQRLWNDADCTLFYPYICEGKPKSH, encoded by the exons ATGAAAACAACCATTAGGACACTGACCGCAGCAGACGAGGAGAAGAGTCCACACAAACTCACTTTATACA ACATGGAAACTGTATCATATGATCGCTTTACATCAGCCGAGGCAGAAATTAATCACAGTGGACAAAAATTCATAATGCAATCAG GTAGAAGGAACAGAATGATGTATATAATCTATGCCATTCTTGCCCTCTATGTGTTTATACTGACCTTGGCTGTTGGAATTAAAA TCTCTCAGATCAGCCAAGAGGTTGCAGATGTTAGACTTTCTATGAAGACCCTCGTTGATGCCCCCAAAACTCCACAATTTG AGGATGGTCATTTCTCTGAACTTGTGATGCAGGTGCCAGTGCCGGTGCAAG GCCCCTGTCAGGAAAACTGGGTGTTTTATAAAGGCTCCTGCTACTTTCAGTCTACGATAAAGAGGAACTGGAAAACTGCAGAAACCAATTGCATCCAGAAAGGATCGCACCTAGTGGTTGTCAATGACTTGGCTGAA CAGGACTTTCTGTCTTCAATCGTGAAGCTGTCTGACAGCTACTGGATCGGGCTTGTTGAGAAAGAAGAGGGACAGTGGTCTTGGGTGGATGGAACAGAATTTAGCGCTACTGAACA CCACTGGGATGTCGGTCAGCCAGATGACTGGGATGTCCGTGTGAATGGTGAGGATTGTGGGCAGCTTCACGGTCGGGTGAATGAGAACAGACAGAGGCTATGGAACGATGCGGACTGTACACTTTTTTACCCTTACATCTGTGAAGGCAAACCCAAGAGTCACTGA
- the LOC130233330 gene encoding phospholipase A2, minor isoenzyme-like has protein sequence MNTILSLVVLSVSLPTLLATLDYRALWQFRAMILCTIPDSWPVLDYADYGCYCGKGGSGTPVDELDRCCQVHDQCYSDSWQHDDCWGILDNPYTEIYSFACDKPAQIVSCNADKNRPCEMFICECDRIAAHCFAQAGYNPEYEHYPSKNCK, from the exons ATGAACACAATCCTGTCTCTCGTGGTTTTGAGCGTGAGTTTGCCCACCT TGTTGGCGACTCTAGACTATCGTGCACTGTGGCAGTTCAGGGCCATGATCCTCTGTACCATCCCTGACAGCTGGCCTGTACTGGATTACGCAGACTACGGGTGCTACTGCGGCAAGGGAGGCTCGGGCACCCCGGTGGATGAACTGGACAG ATGCTGCCAGGTACACGATCAGTGCTATTCTGACTCATGGCAACATGATGACTGCTGGGGAATCTTGGACAACCCCTACACTGAAATCTATTCGTTTGCATGTGATAAACCAGCACAGATAGTCTCCTGCAATG CTGACAAGAATCGCCCTTGTGAGATGTTCATCTGTGAATGTGACAGAATAGCAGCCCATTGCTTTGCACAGGCGGGTTACAACCCAGAGTATGAGCACTATCCTAGCAAAAACTGCAAATGA